From the Gemmatimonadota bacterium genome, the window ACGTGCTCGAGTATCGCGCCGATGAAACCCATGAAAGCCTGTCCGTGAAATCCCTCGCGCACCCGTCGAGCGGCGAGCTCGTGATCGAAATCGGTCGGAATCCTCAGGCTCACGGCACCGTGTAGTGGTCGGCGTCGGCGTAGATGATCAGCCACTCCTCGCCCCTCAGCTCCCAAACCAGCGACGTGGGGCCGGTCGCCTTCGTGATGTTGCCGTCGGCGTCGACGATGGAGTCGTTGAAGCTGAACGACGAGATCGCCAGCGTGGGCGACAGCGCGCGCACCCGCAGGTCCGCCCAGCCCGGCTCGAAGTGGCGCAGCGTCGGGAACCAGTCGCGCGCGCCCGCCGCAGCCTCTTGGTAGTCGACCCGGGCCCCGTCGTTGAAAATCGAAAAGTCGGGCGCGAAGTGCCCGACGACCGCTTCCGCGTCCCGGGCGCGCTCGGCGGCCTCGAAGGCTCGAGTGGCCGAATCGACCGCGGCCTCCACGCGCGCGCGCGCCACATCGTCGAAGGCGCTCACCGCGGCATCCACCCCGGCGTCCTCCGGGCCCCCTCCGGCGCACGCCGCCAGCAAGAACGCCGCGAGGGCCGCCAATCCCAGCGTCGTGTCCGCCTTCACCGCCCCCTCACGACCGGCCCTCCGTCAGCGCCCGCACGTCGGAGCCCGAGGGGTCCTGGAATACGCGCAGCCCGAACGCGGGCAGCACCGACACGAGGTGATCCATGATGTCGGACTGAACCGATTCGTATACGTGCCAATCGGTGTCCTTCGAGAAGACGTAGATCTCCATGGGCAGGCCCGAGGCCGTGGGTGCCAGTTGCCGCACCATCGTGGTCATGTCCTTGTGCGTGTCCGAGTGGGCGCGCAGGTAGGCGAGCGCGTACGCGCGAAACGTCCCCAGGTTGGTCAGCCGGCGGCTGTGCGGCGTCACGCCCTCGGGAACCTCGCGCGCCACGTTGAACGCCTGGGTGGCCGCGCGCTTGTCGGCCACGTAGTCGAAGAG encodes:
- a CDS encoding DUF4440 domain-containing protein, with amino-acid sequence MKADTTLGLAALAAFLLAACAGGGPEDAGVDAAVSAFDDVARARVEAAVDSATRAFEAAERARDAEAVVGHFAPDFSIFNDGARVDYQEAAAGARDWFPTLRHFEPGWADLRVRALSPTLAISSFSFNDSIVDADGNITKATGPTSLVWELRGEEWLIIYADADHYTVP